In Bradyrhizobium manausense, the sequence CGAGCGAGGAGGAGCAGGCCAGGATGCTGCAATCCGAAGATCTGGGGCGCACTATCGCATTCATCGCCAGCATGCCGCCGCGCGTCTGCATCAACGAGCTCCTGATCAGCCCGACGCATAATCGGGGATTTATTCAGACGCCGCAGAGCAGGGATTGAGTGACCTTACTCAATACCTTCGTCGGGGTGCGCGCGTTCGCCCACACGGACACGCCGCCCCATAGTTTCACGCATCACAAAGAATTTTTGTTCGAAACCGCTTCGCAAACCCTCCCGTAGTTCGGACCAACGACGGCGCTGCGACCTCACGCCAAACTGTCGCCAGCTGCCGTTGTTGCCCCAACGCAAACGCCGGTCATCACCGGTCATCATCGAAATCGGGAGTGTCTCCATGTCGAAGCGCATTGCCTATCTCACCGCCGCAGCCTTCAGCGCCCTGGCCATCACCGCGACCGTCATCGCGCCCGCCCGCGCCGAGGAAAAGACCGTCATGGTCGGCGGCGCCGCGATGTTCCCCTCGAAGAACATCGTCCAGAATGCCGTCAATTCGAAGGACCACACCACGCTGGTGGCGGCGGTGAAGGCGGCCGGCCTTGTGCCGACGCTGGAAGGCAAGGGGCCGTTCACGGTGTTCGCGCCGACCAACGCCGCCTTCGGCAAGCTGCCGGCCGGCACCGTCGACACCCTGGTCAAGCCCGAGAACAAGGCGACCCTGACCAAGATCCTCACCTACCATGTCGTGCCCGGCAAGCTCGAGGCCTCCGCCCTCACCGACGGCAAGAAGCTCAAGACCGTCGAGGGCGAGGAACTCACCGTCAAGAAGCAGGACGGCAAGGTCTGGATCGTCGATGCCAAGGGCGGCACCTCGATGGTGACGATCCCCAACGTCAACCAGTCGAACGGCGTGATCCATGTGGTCGACACCGTGCTGATGCCGGCGACGTAACACCGCATACCCCTGTTTCATCCCTTGCAGGATGCGGCGAAACAGCGAGCCGGGGCGACCCGGCTCGCTTTATTGTGACTGGCATGGCCGGCGATTCGATTCGCCGCCTGGCGTAACGAAAGCGGGCTTAACGGCGTATAATCTCTGACACAGGACGTTCAGGACGGAACCATCATGTCGAGCCTCACAGTGACCGACGAGCAAATCAGCACCACCAAGGGCAAGGTGATCCAGCCGGCCTGGGTCCGGGTGATGCACTGGACCAACGCCGTCGCCATGATCCTGATGATCCTGTCGGGCTGGCAGATCTACAACGCCTCGCCGCTGTTCAATTTCAGTTTTCCGCGCGAGTACACGCTGGGCGGCTGGCTCGGCGGCGCCCTGCTCTGGCATTTTGCGGCGATGTGGCTGTTGATGATCAACGGCCTCGCCTATCTCGTCACTGGGTTCGCATCCGGCCGGTTCCGCAAAAAGCTGCTGCCGATCACGCCATCGGGCGTGCTCCACGACGTCAGGGCCGCCCTGACCTTCAAGCTCGGCCATGACGATCTCACCGTCTACAACTACGTGCAGCGCCTGCTCTATGCCGGCATCATCGTGGTCGGCGTGCTGATCGTGCTCTCCGGCCTGTCGATGTGGAAACCGGTGCAGCTCTATTATCTCGTGATGCTGTTCGGCGATTATCCGACCGCGCGCTACGTCCATTTCTTCTGCATGGCCGCGATCTGCGCCTTCCTCGTCATTCACGTGCTGCTCGCGCTGCTGGTGCCAAAGAGTCTGCGCGCGATGATCATCGGTCGGTGAGGAGAGAAACATGGCAAAGCGTTCATTCCTGATTCCCGGCGTCGACAAGCGGCTGCTGATCAAGGACTCCCTCAAGGTGATGCCCGATCTCACCCGCCGCCGCTTCATCGCGGGTGGCGCCAGCCTCGGCGCGCTGACGCTGCTCACCGGCTGCGACGTGGTCGATTCGTCCTCGGCCGATGCCCTGCTCACAAGGATCTCGAAGTTCAACGACGCCGTGCAGGATTTCATCTTCAATCCCGACGCGCTGGCGCCGACATTTCCCGAGAGCGCGATTACCAAGCCGTTTCCGTTCAACGGCTATTACGATCTCGACGAAGCTCCCGACGTCGACGGCGACGACTGGAAGCTCGAAGTGCGCGGTCTTGTCGACAACAAGAAATCGTGGACGCTGCCGGAGCTCTACAAGCTGCCGCAGTTCACGCAAATCACCCGCCACATCTGCGTCGAAGGCTGGAGCGCGATCGGCAGCTGGACCGGCCCGCCGCTGCGCGATTTCCTGAAGCTGATCGGCGCCGACACCCGCGCGAAATATGTCTGGTTCCAGTGCGCCGACAAGGACGGCTACAACTCGCCCCTGGACATGCGCACCGCGCTGCATCCGCAGACGCAGATGACGTTCAAATACGCCAACGACATCCTGCCGCGCGCCTATGGTTTCCCGATGAAGATCCGTGTGCCGACAAAGCTCGGCTTCAAGAGCCCGAAATACGTGATCTCGATGGAAGTCACCAACGACTACAAGGGCGGCTATTGGGAAGACCAGGGGTATAATTCGTACAGCGGGAGCTGACGGCTAGGCGGGCCCTACCTTGCGCTGGCACAACGCTGCCACGGCCCCCAGCGCCAGCAGCGCCGCCGACACATTCAGCGCATAACTCAAACTCCCCAGCGCATCCGTGATCGCGCCCACCACGATCGGGCCGAGTGTCTGCCCGACGCCGAACGAGATCGTCATCGCCGCGATGGCGGTCGGCCACATCCCGCTCGGATAGTTGAAGCGGACGAAGGCGGTGGTCGAGCCGACCACGGCGAAGAAGGCGACGCCGAACACGACGGCCGAGATTCCGAGCCACGCGGGCGAATGCCCGAGGATCGGCAATGCCGCACCGATTGCGTTGGTGCCGAGAATGATCGCGGTGGCGAGGCCGCCGCGATCGAGCGCGAGCACGCGGCGCCAGGCCCAAGGCGTGACGAAGGCGCTGAGGCCGATCAGGCCCCAGAACGCGGCCTGCGCCGTGGCGCCGCCGCCGCCGTCGCGCACATAGGCGATCATGAAGGTCATGTAGGCGATGTAGCCGGCACCGAACAGGAAGTAGGCGGCGAGATAGATCAGCACGGGCAGAACAGCGAAGGCGGCGTGGCTGCCTTCGCTGAAGCGCGCGCCGCTCTCGATCCGGACCAGAAACAGCGGCACCGTCATCACGGCCGAGAGCAGCGTCATCGCCCACCACACGATCCACCACGAGCCCGGGCCGAAATGCTGCAGCGTGAACGGGGCGATCAGCCCGGACGAGAGAATGCCGATACCGGGTCCGGCATAGAACAGGCTCAGCAGGAAATTGGCCCGCTCCGGGCGCGACTGTGCGACGGTCGCCGCCAGCGCGCCGCCGGCGACGAAGCCGGCTGCCGCGCCCAGGCCCAGCACGAGACGCGCGAGGCTCAGCGCGATGAAATTTCCCGTCAGCGCGCAGACCGCCAGCGCGGCGACGCAGGCCACGGTTCCGCCGCGGATCGCCGCCGACCAGCCGACGCGCTGGATCAGCCGGGACGCCACCAGTGCGCCCACGAGATAGCCGACGGCGTTGATGGTGTTCATGAAACCGGCCGCCGAATAGGACCAGCCGAGGTCCTCCCGCATGTCGGGCAGCACCAGCGCATAGGCAAAGCGGCCGATGCCGAGCCCGACCGTCGCGGCCAGCGACAGGATCAGGATGAGCCGCGCGGGATGTGCGTCAGGCGGGGGTCGATCTCGAGAAGAACGGTTTTGGGCGAGCAAGGGGTACTCCGGCCCGCGCACTGTGGCAGGCCCTGCCCGGCTTGCACAGCCGCGCGGCGGCAATGGTGTCTTGCCAAGCGCGCAACGCCGCTCTAGCACTCCGGCCGAAATTCACGAGATGCCGCCATGCCCGGCCTTGTGCCGGGCATCCACGCCTTCAGGGCTGTCGAGGCAAGACGTGGATGGCCGGGACATAGGCGAGCGGAAGCGACGCCGTCCCTTAGGCCGGCTATGCCGGCCATGACGAAACGGAGGAAGGACGACCATGGCGACCCACAAATTGCTGCTGCTCCCCGGCGACGGAATCGGCCCCGAGGTGATGGGCGAGGTGAAGCGGCTGATCGATTGGCTCAATTCGGCCGGGATCGCCAAGTTCGAGACCGACACCGGCCTCGTCGGCGGCTCGGCCTATGACGCCCACAAGGTGTCGATCTCCGAAGGCGACATGGCCAAGGCGATGGCTGCCGACGCCATCATCTTCGGCGCCGTCGGCGGCCCGAAATGGGACGCGGTGCCTTACGAGGTGCGCCCGGAAGCCGGCCTGCTGCGGCTGCGCAAGGATCTCGCTTTGTTCGCCAATTTGCGTCCGGCCGTCTGCTACCCGGCGCTGGCCGAGGCTTCGAGCCTGAAGCGCGAGGCGATCGAGGGCCTCGACATCGTCATCGTGCGCGAGCTGACCGGCGGCGTCTATTTCGGCGAGCCCAAGACCATCACCGATCTCGGCAACGGCCAGAAGCGTGCTGTCGATACCCAAGTCTACGACACCTATGAGATCGAGCGCATCGGCCGCGTCGCCTTCGAGCTTGCCAGGAAGCGCAAGAACAAGGTGACCTCGATGGAGAAGCGCAACGTCATGAAGTCGGGCGTGCTCTGGAACGAGGTCATGACGGCGCTCCACAAGCGCGAATATGCCGACGTCACGCTCGAGCATCAGCTCGCCGATTCCGGCGGCATGATGCTGGTGAAGTGGCCGAAGCAGTTCGACGTCATCGTCACGGACAATCTGTTCGGCGACATGCTGTCCGACATCGCGGCGATGCTCACGGGTTCGCTCGGCATGCTGCCCTCGGCCTCGCTCGGCGAAGTCGACGTCAAGAGCAAGAAGCGGAAGGCGCTGTACGAGCCCGTGCACGGCTCGGCGCCTGATATCGCCGGCCAGGGCCTCGCCAATCCGATCGCGATGATCTCGTCCTTCGGCATGGCGCTGCGCTACTCCTTCGACATGGGCGCGCTCGCCGACAAGGTCGATGCCGCCATCGCCGCGGTTCTTGCGAGCGGCCTGCGCACTGCCGACATCAAGTCGGAAGGCACCACCGCCGCCTCGACCACGCAGATGGGCGAAGCGATCCTGAAGGAACTGCAGAAGCTGCACGCGTAAGCGGGCACAGCTGTCGTAATGGAGTTGTCGGGTGGGTTAGCCATGCGGACTGCGCGAAGCGCAGTTCGCTAGGCGTAATCCACCTCTTCTGTCTCTGCGGAAACCAAAGCGGTGGGTTACGCCTTCGGCTAACCCACCCTACAAACTCGCCAAAACAAAAAGGCCGGGCGGGAGCCCGGCCTTTTGATTCGGTCGCGACGTCCGCTCAGTACAGCGGGAAATTCTGCGGATAGCCGCCGACATCGGCCGGGGTCGCCAGCGGCTGGCGATCGATCGGACGGTTGAGGTTCTCGCGGGCGAAGGACGGATAGCCGACGGCCGGCGGGAAGGCGTAGTCGGTGAACTTGCGGTCGCCCGGATTGACCTCGGTGCCGCCGTCGAGCCAGGAGCGCTTGCTCACATAGATACGGGTGCGGCCCTGCTGGTAGACCGCGTTGGGGCCGCTCGGGCCGTAATAGTGACGGCCGCGATCGTCATAGCGCGGCTTGGTCTTGTTGTCGGCCGATGCCGGCGCAGCAAAGCTCACGGCGATGACGGCGCCCGCCGCAAGCCACGTCGCCAATTTGGTCGCCGGAAAGAAATTCGAGCTCATCACGTCCCCTTCAGGCGGCAGGCCGCCAGTCGATTTCACCCCATACTAGCCCGGCCGGGGTGGGTGCAACTAGGTCAATTCAGTCACACCAGAACGGAATAATCGGGCGTGCCGGCAAAAGTTGCATGGATACCAGCCACTTGAGCTTGATGCGCCTAGAGCGCTCCGCGCAATTGCGCATTCGCTGCGCCCAGCAACCAATCGGCTGAGCCTCCTGCGTCGCAGGAGCGGCGTTTCAACTCCGCATGGGCGAACAATTCCGCCAGCTTCGGCTCGTTGCCGGACGTCAGCAGTGTCAGCCGGTTCAGCGTGCAGGCGATCGCCGCGCGCCGGGCCGGCATCGTGTCGCCCTGGCAGGAGAAGCCGGAGATCTGCAGCGCCGGCTCTTCGTTGCGCTTGAGGTAGCCGAGGCACGCCGGCGACCCGTCCGTTGTGCCTGATGGCCGGAACAGGGCGACGGGACCGAATTTGGTGTCGATCAGGCCGGCCTGCTCGAGCGTGGTGGCCGGGCCCAGGCCCATCTGGACGGCGAGGCCGGATGTTGCCGGCCGCGTCACGTCGAATTCGCCGCCTTCCCGATAGATCTCGATCTCGGCCACGGGCTTGTCGGCGTCGCCGGCCCAGCGCATGACGTCGCGCCGGCCGCCCTCGGGATGCCGCAGGATGGTGTAAGAGGCTGTTTTTTCTGATGAATCGAGCCTACTGAGAGCAAACGCCGGATGCGACCGGTCGGCAACGGCCCAGCCGGGCTTTTCCGTGGGCTCGTCGTCGCGCACATCAGGCAGCTGGCCGAGCCCGGCCAGCGCAAGGATGGCAAACAGGGCCAGCGCCCCCACATAGAGAAACAGGCGGGCGAGCGTGCCGACCACTTCGTCGGCGAAGTTGGCGAGCGCCAGATGGATCTGGGTGGGGCTAACGGCCGTGCT encodes:
- a CDS encoding fasciclin domain-containing protein, translating into MSKRIAYLTAAAFSALAITATVIAPARAEEKTVMVGGAAMFPSKNIVQNAVNSKDHTTLVAAVKAAGLVPTLEGKGPFTVFAPTNAAFGKLPAGTVDTLVKPENKATLTKILTYHVVPGKLEASALTDGKKLKTVEGEELTVKKQDGKVWIVDAKGGTSMVTIPNVNQSNGVIHVVDTVLMPAT
- the leuB gene encoding 3-isopropylmalate dehydrogenase; its protein translation is MATHKLLLLPGDGIGPEVMGEVKRLIDWLNSAGIAKFETDTGLVGGSAYDAHKVSISEGDMAKAMAADAIIFGAVGGPKWDAVPYEVRPEAGLLRLRKDLALFANLRPAVCYPALAEASSLKREAIEGLDIVIVRELTGGVYFGEPKTITDLGNGQKRAVDTQVYDTYEIERIGRVAFELARKRKNKVTSMEKRNVMKSGVLWNEVMTALHKREYADVTLEHQLADSGGMMLVKWPKQFDVIVTDNLFGDMLSDIAAMLTGSLGMLPSASLGEVDVKSKKRKALYEPVHGSAPDIAGQGLANPIAMISSFGMALRYSFDMGALADKVDAAIAAVLASGLRTADIKSEGTTAASTTQMGEAILKELQKLHA
- a CDS encoding cytochrome b/b6 domain-containing protein, which encodes MSSLTVTDEQISTTKGKVIQPAWVRVMHWTNAVAMILMILSGWQIYNASPLFNFSFPREYTLGGWLGGALLWHFAAMWLLMINGLAYLVTGFASGRFRKKLLPITPSGVLHDVRAALTFKLGHDDLTVYNYVQRLLYAGIIVVGVLIVLSGLSMWKPVQLYYLVMLFGDYPTARYVHFFCMAAICAFLVIHVLLALLVPKSLRAMIIGR
- a CDS encoding molybdopterin-dependent oxidoreductase, encoding MAKRSFLIPGVDKRLLIKDSLKVMPDLTRRRFIAGGASLGALTLLTGCDVVDSSSADALLTRISKFNDAVQDFIFNPDALAPTFPESAITKPFPFNGYYDLDEAPDVDGDDWKLEVRGLVDNKKSWTLPELYKLPQFTQITRHICVEGWSAIGSWTGPPLRDFLKLIGADTRAKYVWFQCADKDGYNSPLDMRTALHPQTQMTFKYANDILPRAYGFPMKIRVPTKLGFKSPKYVISMEVTNDYKGGYWEDQGYNSYSGS
- a CDS encoding YbfB/YjiJ family MFS transporter; this encodes MLAQNRSSRDRPPPDAHPARLILILSLAATVGLGIGRFAYALVLPDMREDLGWSYSAAGFMNTINAVGYLVGALVASRLIQRVGWSAAIRGGTVACVAALAVCALTGNFIALSLARLVLGLGAAAGFVAGGALAATVAQSRPERANFLLSLFYAGPGIGILSSGLIAPFTLQHFGPGSWWIVWWAMTLLSAVMTVPLFLVRIESGARFSEGSHAAFAVLPVLIYLAAYFLFGAGYIAYMTFMIAYVRDGGGGATAQAAFWGLIGLSAFVTPWAWRRVLALDRGGLATAIILGTNAIGAALPILGHSPAWLGISAVVFGVAFFAVVGSTTAFVRFNYPSGMWPTAIAAMTISFGVGQTLGPIVVGAITDALGSLSYALNVSAALLALGAVAALCQRKVGPA